Genomic DNA from Salvia miltiorrhiza cultivar Shanhuang (shh) chromosome 1, IMPLAD_Smil_shh, whole genome shotgun sequence:
ATTAATATTTTGGAGCTCAAGTGAACTTGATATCTAATGTTTCTTGCAATCATGAGATTTtagcatgattttttttaatttttatatattgtgCCCTGGTCAACTTAGTCATTGTTTATTATGCATTGCTTTTGTTTAACATTGATATTGATCGATTATATTCAATCCTTTTTGTAACATAAACTTTCTTTAAAAGCGCATATATACAGTAAATGAAAAGGGGAATTTGATCTAATAGTGAATTGATGATTATGTATAGACGATTCTAAGGTTATTTCAACAAAATAGTGCAATGTTGTGATTAATTTTGCTTGTGATCTGAGAGTTTCAAAATCTTTGCTCATTCATTGTGAATTTTTTTGAGGTGAGTTTGTGTGTTAGTTGAAGTTGATGGGGTCGCGAACAAGGATCCCAAATAGACAATGGTATTGTGACGAAGAAGATGATATGGGTCACGAAGAAATTGAAGTTCAGAGTGAAAAAATTAGGGCTCAATGAGGAAAAGATAAAATTGCGATTTTTGAAGAAAGAGAGATTTGTGAGAATTCAATAGCAGAGGACAAAACGGAAGTTAAAGCGATCTGAGCCGTCCATTCCAACTTTACGATGGGACCATATCTTACCTGTTTTTGTTTAGTAGTAGTACGTAGTTGCTGCCTTCAATTACGCAATTGGTTAAGTTGAGGTTGTGAATCCGTGTCAagtatttaggattttattgtTGATGAAAGAAGAGCAAAAAGCAGTTTCTTAGTCGCCACATAATTAATttgttgtaatattttcaagaTAGCCTACTAAAAGAGCTTACTCCAACAAAAATTAACAAACAAGGAATATGCTATCATGATGGCACAATGCTCTTTGGGGTTAAAGGTGGGATGATACAGTATATCTTAATTACAAAATTAGTAACTTTGCAATTAGTTCACATCTCAATAATTTTCAACTAAGTAATACTTGTATAtccatatattataataaattatattaatattataagttagatgtaatttattttagaaattgtggcataccaaAATAATTAATGTATGAAATCGTATCTCCAATATATATCGGAAATTGCAGTATATATATGACAGTATACCACTTTTTGGTATGTAACAGTATATCGGTGATGCGTATACATACACCCCGATACATTCCTTGTTACAATATATACGtttattattgtatttattgatttttctaGTATATATCGTGATATTGGTATAGATCATAGATCAGTATAGCCCGACATCTGAAAAACTCATACTTTCTTATCGAAAATCTTTAATACGGTTTCATACCTTACCAAAAAGTCTGGTATACCTTAAATTTagtaattttcaatattttttttgctataGTATGGACAATATATCAAGTTTTTCGATCGGCTCTAGTTGGGGTAGAATTAAATCACTTCCGCTATTGAGCCAAGACCAATTAATAACAACATCCATCTTACCGATGAGgccttgctctagtggcaaagcTGAGGCACCCAAAtactctcctttgtgagaggtcttgggttcaatctcgcTTGATGGCGATGTTTTCCCACTTTAGGTGGTGATGCATGTATTGTTGTTGTATTATATTGTTTGATGTTGTGGTCCACATGCAGGGCGCTCTCGCCTACGTGCGGCTCGCCTGTGTGCGATGATGTTTTTCCATTGTTGAGTGGTGTTGAGGTCCCACATGCATACGGATTACATAATTGATTGTATTCAAATGTCTCTTGtaacttcaaaaaaaataaaaataataacatcCATCTTGACGAACCTGATCTATTGCACAAACTTTGGATAGGATTGAGGAAATATCGTATGACGTCaatttatgcttttgataaaACATTAATTTTCTCATACATGCATGTCACTAGCTAGCTCCCATAAATATCatgtttcaatttcattttctttGGAATCCATCTTTTGATAACTTATACCTATGCAAATTAAAAACCATTTTGTTGaagaattataaaaataaagatatttaACATGAAAACAACCAAATTAATCAAGTAGTAattaaatctcaaaatataaaaagataGGATTGAAAAATATAATCTAGAACATTTGGAACATATTAGTTGCAATAGCGTGAGGATCATTAGGAAGTGTAGAAGAAGACGCGCCATTACTCCACCCATAAtaagcgccgccgccgccattaATATTCACGGTAGAATAATCTGCCGGCAGTCCACCATTGGAATAAGGTAAAAGATGACCGAATCCTAGCGACAATTTGGGAAGATCAAAGCCGGGAAAACGACAAGTATCATCTGCTCCAGCACCAACACCACTAGGGTGAGAATTAAACATCTCCTTGTGCAGTTTAGCGTCAAGACTCTTCTTGAATTCCATCACCGACTCCTTCAAGGCGCAGAGCTGCGCGTGATCCAAATCATCCAAGGAGCGCTGCTGGTGGCCGGCTCTCCTGAGCAGGTCGATCTCCTGGGCCCGCCTCCTCTCGGCCCGGAGCAGGGTGTCCAGGCGGGTGAGCTCGATGTTGAGGTCGCGGATGTTGGAGTTGCGGTGAGCCTCCATGATGAGGTGGctgggcggcggcggaggctcCATTCCGGCGGCCAGCCTGTCGACGAGGGTGTTGACGTTGGGGTGGCCGAAGCAGTAGACCTTGTTGGCCGGGGAGAAGACGACGATGGCGGCCTCGGCGCCGCAGAGGGTGCAGAGCTCGCTGGCCTTCTTGAAGAGGCCGGCGCGGCGCTTGGAGAAGGTCACTTGTAGATTGCTGTGGTTCTCCATCTTCGCCATCTTCACTTTCTGCCGGCCTTTGCTCTTTCTTGGCGCCGCCCCTGCAGCTTGCTTCGATGATGAACTCATCTTTCTAATTAAGATTTGATTTGTTTGTCCGAGTTTCAGGTATCTATTTATGGGAAAGGATTTTCGTGTGGCGGCCTTAATTTGAATATTTGAGTTTTGACAACGTCTGTTTAAGATATTCGTATATCTGTTTTAGGAATGTTGTTAATTGCATGTTTTAATTTAACTTCTTTCATGAATGGGTGTAGACGGATGATACATTGATACGAGACCAAATATAATTTAGGTAGAATGTATGTTCTTTTAGGCTAATTTGGGTAATAACGCTTTCAAATTCTACGACggtattgttttttttatgtatattaCATAGTATATAGGAGTTAAGTTCACCCTACACTAACATGTACTAATTATGCTTTTTCTTTAAGAAAAATCCAtgtttaatatatatgtaataatattatttcaatcaAGATTTGGACTCATATTTACtgtaaaataattcttatttaacTTCTTTCTTCCTCACATTTAACTCCTTTGATGCCATAACTTGTAGCCACACCCCGGTGGTAAAGATGTGGAGAACTCATGCATTTGCGAATGAAATATTAATAGCAAATAGTATTAAAATAGCCATTCGCTTGCCGTCTCAAGACTCTCAACTTACTTATATGCtcgaaaattcgaatattaGTAAAAGTTGTATTAATGCTCAAATATTCGAGTAGGCTATACATAAAACACATGCGCAATAAAGaataacacttttttttttttaaactttagGGAAGGGGGAgcggtggggtttgaaccctgAACCTCACTGTTCGATGACAGGAAATCACATCGCTTGGTGTCTCATTGGGAACATAAAGAATAACACTTTGGATTTGCTTTTGGGCATCGACGCTCGACGGCAGTTAATGGGGTTGAACTACCATTCATAGGAACTTTCCCTCGACATGGCTGGTGCGAATGATGCCACCAAAGTCGACCACAACGTACCGCTGCAACGATAATAATAGTAGATGGCGACGGCGAGTTACACTTTGCTTCGTTGCGCTAGAGGTTGTGGAGGTCGGCAGTATTCTACTGATCACTAAAATACTAGCTAATATTCTCTCCGttcatgaaagaactttctaggagggagtgacacgggttttaagaaaaaatattgttgagtgtattgagagtggagaaaaggtagttgagtgtattgggtgtggtgaaaatgtgttataattaatattgagagttgtgaaaaatgaaaagtaagagtaattcATTCTAGATAAAAGATCACAAAATATAACCATAAACTATCTCCCTTAGATCTCAGGAAAAatatactaactcccaaaaacataaaaacaatgTCTATCTCCGCTAGGATTCATGAGTaattatatcatgcattccttaATTGTTTGAACAATTATCATCATTAAATCTCAAACTAAACAAGTGAACATGTAAAATAGTGGCCAACTATCTAACAAGAAATCAAGCATCGATaatcgtaaaataaaaaatttaaaggtaAAATGGTATCAATAAACCAAAAGTATAAATTCAGTTGAACATACAAATCCTAGaactagaaaaataaattagctagacataattaaaaaagaacaaaataaaattaatgaacacatcacaaaataattaaataaataaaatctggAGATGAATCCACGATGAGAAAACTATCCTCAGTTCttgtagaaaataaatataaactctagaacaatgaaaactatAAAAGATATAAAATCAACCAATGAATTATGTCTTCAAAAAGGTTTACAGGACGCCCTCCATATAGGCACATACAAAAAAATCCAGTGCAAAATCACGTATTTCTGTTCCAAAAAAAAATCGTGtgcaatttttaaaaatctccaaaatttgtgtatttacatgctaACTTCCcttttatatatgtgtgtgaaTAAATGGATATTTTATCCTTTTTCTTATGAAATTGGGTATATCATATGTTTCTTTTTCCAAAGTTCATAAGTTGTTTcgaaatctttttccttttacAGTTTTACTTGATCTTAAATTATGTTGGTACTTCGAAATTCTTGGTAACTTCATGAGTTATGTTTTCAATTTTGTTCAAATATTCACACATCTTATTATCTATCAGTGAAATGTCTATTATGAATACTGGTCACAGTTGTATCTATAAGTTGTTGATTTATTAGCAAAGTTctaaaaatttacaaattaaatcaggaagaggaaaaagaaaaaagaaaaaggaaaaagtaaaGTTGGACAAAGCTTCTATGATCCAACGGCTCTCACCCTTTTCTACCTGCTCCTACATTCCATTTGAAATTTACACTGCCCGTTCAAAAACTAGCCGTTACAGCCTCTCTTCAAATCGAAATTACTCAGAATCTTCAAATCAAAAACACAATAGTCATCAAATCATATCAAGATCCTCCCATCTCCATTCTCTCAAATTTCCAAATCGCTCGCTGTAAAAACAAAGAAACTAAAATCCCATCATCAATGGCGGCTCATTCCAACAGATCCCCCTCCCCGCTTTCTTCCAGACCCATCAATCCAAATCCCAAAAACCCCGAAATCAATTCAACAATCCGCAGAAGCTTCACTGGTAACAGCAAACCCTCGCTTCTCACCAATCAGAGACGATTCGATCCAATCACACCTGCTAATAGCCCTTCAGGTATTATTCATCTCACACTTTCTTGATTCTTGATTCAAATTTCTTCTGTTTCTTGTTGACTGATTGTGACTGCTGTCGGCAGATTTTGCGAGAAGACGACCGTCTGTGGTTAAAATTTGCGAAGAGAAAGAGAATGATGAGAAAGACTGCGTTTTGAAAGCTTCAAAACTGCATTCGCCGGCGAAGGGTTTCATGGCTCCGACGATCTCCGCAGCCTCAAAGTTCACTCCATC
This window encodes:
- the LOC131005232 gene encoding agamous-like MADS-box protein AGL62; its protein translation is MSSSSKQAAGAAPRKSKGRQKVKMAKMENHSNLQVTFSKRRAGLFKKASELCTLCGAEAAIVVFSPANKVYCFGHPNVNTLVDRLAAGMEPPPPPSHLIMEAHRNSNIRDLNIELTRLDTLLRAERRRAQEIDLLRRAGHQQRSLDDLDHAQLCALKESVMEFKKSLDAKLHKEMFNSHPSGVGAGADDTCRFPGFDLPKLSLGFGHLLPYSNGGLPADYSTVNINGGGGAYYGWSNGASSSTLPNDPHAIATNMFQMF